A region of the candidate division WOR-3 bacterium genome:
TCCCTAAGCATTTTCATTAAAGAATTAGTAAAGGCATAAGGCCCGCTTGTCACAATACCTTTGCTATTAATCAAAGGCCTGTCCCTGAAAGCATAATATGCCCTATAGGCAAGGGAAGCGCCATCAACAATTAAAAGCCTCATAGCAAAAGACTCTTTAAAAATCCGTAAAGAATCTGAAATAAAAGTAATAATCCCCCTATAATACCAAAAACTTTGTGGGTTCGTCTCTTTAATTTCTTGGAACTAAACAAAAATCCAGACAGGATAACAAAAAGCAAAAGTACAAAAACAACAACTCCTGTAATGCAATGGAGGTCCAAAATACCCCCTGCATATATCAACATTAAGATCAATGCGGAAGAAAGCAAAATAAAACTTATAAGCAGGAAGAGATGGTGCAACTTCCTTTTGTGCTTCCTTGCAAAAAAGATGGCACCCACCATAAATAGAAATCCTGTAAGATTCAACAAACCGTGAAGAAGTCCCATATTTAATCCTCAAACTTTAGTTTAATCGTACCCCTTATTAAATCGTGTTTCTTTTTTATATTATGGGATTTCGCCATGGCATAAATCAATGTCATTTCTTTTCCCCTCACCACAGGCCTATCAAATCTGTCCTTAGTATCTAATAACCTCTTGAACTCAACCACATACCCCGTAGAATTAATCCTACCTTTAACATCGAGAATATTGTCTTCGCCACCGAGTTTCGAGTCACTTTTATGAGGTCCATAAATCCCGGTGGAATATGAATCCAAAACTTTAAGAGATCCATTTTCGATGAAAATCAAGAAAATATCTGCATTCTTCATGCCCTTCTCAGGATCAAGGCCTATGGCAGACCAGCCGGAATTCCTCGCCTCAATCCCAAGGTAGATATAGGTGGAATCGATCTTGTAGTGGAGAACCAACCTTTCTTTTACAAGATTTAGCGTGTTAGTGTATTCCCCATCTTTAATTGATCCATCTGCTGTCCAGGGTATGGTGCCTTCAGCAGCCAGGGTGTAAGCAACCATCAAAATTAAAAAAGCAATTTTTTTAAAAACTCTCATATTCCAATTCCCTTTTAAATTATAAAAGCTCCCACTAAAAATTCAAAAATCGGGCAACCTGTGAAGAGGGCTACCATATGCTCTAATTCCAACAAAGGCCACAAAAATTTTTTAATCATCAGGGATTGGTTTATAATTTTAGCATGAAAAAAATAACGATAATATTGCTCCTTTTAGTTTCAAGCCTTTACGCACGGAGCGGTTCTGTATTCAAGCTCGGTGCGAATTCTTCTATGATCATAGAAAACGGTAACGCATACCCCGTAATCGGCATAACTGCAGGTTTTTATCCCGTTCCTTTTTTCTTCATCGAAGGCTCTGGTGAATACATCATAAAGCAAGATGCACAAGAACTATCTCTCCCTCTTACCATTAACTTTGCTTACCCTTCAAGGTACTTCAGACCTTACGCCGGTATTGGAGCTTCATATCATTTCTTAAATTACTCGGATCAAAGGAGCCAAACCTTAGGGGGAAGGTTAAAAGCCGGCGTTACCCTTTTTGACACTAAAAATGCCTCTGGCGCTTTCGAAATTACCTATGAGGTTCCTGATATCAAAACTTCGAAGGGTAGATGGTATTTCACAGGGCGCATTGACAAAGGATTTAACTTGGCCTTCTAAACATGGATAAAATACTTAAAGCTGGCGTCGCGCAAATATCTTCAAGGCTTGGGGACATAGAGTTTAACAAAAGGCAAGTTATCAAAGGTTTACACCTCGGAAAAGAGAAGAAAGCCGATATCGTTGTCTTTCCCGAACTTTCTTTAATAGGCTTTGGCTCCGGTGATATTTACCTTGACAAGGTGGAAGAAAACCTGGAGGCCCTTAAAGAAATCATCGAGGAAACAAAAAAGCTAAATATATGGGCAATCGTAGGATATGTAGATAAAGATGAAAGAGGATTCTTTTATAATACCGCGGCTCTCATAGGAGCAGGAGAAATAAAGGGTAAATTTGCAAAAACTCAGCTTACAAACTACAGACTCTTTGATGAAAAACGTTATTTTAAACCTGGTTCCACCCTTCCCGTATTTCCGACTCCCTTTGGGAAAATAGGAATTCTTATATGTGAAGACGTTTGGTTCCCCGAGGCTTCAAGGGCTTTGACTTTTAGAGGCGCAGAAGTAATTTTTGTCCTTTCTGCATCCCCCTTTGACAGAGGCAAAATTGAAATATGGGATGACTTTCTAAAAGTTAGGGCCTTGGATAATATCATCCCCTTAGTCTTCGTAAACATGAGTGGCATTCAAGATGGCGTAACCTACTGGGGAGGTAGTGCTTACTACTCTGCTTCTGGAAAGCTCATAAAAAGGCTTAAGCTCCTTGTTGATGATTTCGAGGTAATACCTGTTGATCTGGAAGAGCCCAAGAGGCTTCGAAGAAGAGATATAAGAGTTAGGGAGGTAAGGAGAGAAATCCTTGAGGAGATCTTGAGAGCTTACGAGGAGATGTCTAAATGGATATAAACATTGAGATTTACCTAAAAGAAGAGGAACTCAAACTCTTCAAGGATATTATTGTAAATTCCATAAGGGCCAGATTTGAAAGTTTGAAAGCATCCATTGGTATAGTTGCCCTTTCAGGCGGCGTTGACTCCTCTCTCGTAGCAGCGTTGAGTAAAGAAGCCCTCGGTGATAAACTACTGTGTCTTATAATGCCCGAAGAAAATGTCTCCCCAAAGGAGGACATTGAGCACGCTTTAGAACTTGTTAAAAAGTTCAATATCAACTACAGAATTATCGACATCAACGGTGCCGTAGACTGGTTTAAAAAGCGGTTCGAAGAAATTGATTTGGAAAACAAAAACGAGAAACTGGCCGTTGCCAATGTAAAACCAAGAGTAAGGATGATTTTAAACTACCTTTATGCCAATGCATTAAACGGTATAGTAATAGGTACATCCAATAAGACGGAATTACTCCTGGGTTATGGGACTAAATACGGTGACATCGCGGTAGATTTCTATCCCATCGGTGACCTTTACAAAACCCAAGTTTGGCAACTGGCAGACTTCGTAGGGATACCAACAGAGATAGTGAGGAAAAAGCCATCCGCAGGTCTCTGGGTTGGTCAGACAGACGAAGAAGAATTGGGCCATACTTACTACGAAATCGACAGAGTCCTTTATTGTCTTGTAGAGCTCGAGCTCTCCGTTAGGGAAACCAGCAAAATCTTGAACATTCCCGAAGAAGCAATAAATGACATATATCGCAGGGTCATCGCCTCAGAACATAAGAGAAAGATACCTATTATTACCAGACTTTCCCGTATGTGCCTCGACAAGGACTGGAAATACCCAGTAGACAGGCACTAAGGATTAAGCTAAAACAAAAAACATCCATTTCATTGCTTCGGGAGTAATTCTGGGTTGACAAAAAGGTCAATGTAAGGTGGATAGTAGGTACACCAAACATAAAAGAACGCTGAAATTAGGTGAACCTCCCGAAAATTGAAGGTGCTAAATACCACACGAGTACAATAAACCAGGGCAGCTGTACAGTGATGAAAAGTCTCGAAAACCAAAAAGAGTCTCTATTTGTTAGTTTCTTTTTCACAAAGAGATACTCTGTAACATTTGCAAGCAGGTATGCCCAGAACACCATTTTAAGATGCTGAAAAACAGACTCACTAATACCGCAAAAGGGCTTAAGAAAGGCAAGATGAGTAATATCATAACCAAAGTGAAGTATCGAGAAAAGAACAAGAAACAAAAACACCTTTAACTAAACATCCATACTTTTTTAAGATCCTAAATGTTAAAGCCAGGAATGGCAAAAGAAAAATAATAATATCAGCTACCTCTAAAATTCCTCAACATTACCGCAACAACCTTCCCTACATAAACGTCTTTTAACAAAAATCTGCCGGGTAAATCTTATTTAAATTTAAAAAGCTGTAGCTATTTCTTCACAAACTTAACCTCATTATCGTAGTCGATTAACACTTTATCCGCAGGTTTGATCTCACCCGCAAGAATCCGATCAGCGAGAGGGTTTTCAACATACATCTGAATTGTTCTCCTTAAAGGCCTTGCACCAAGTTCTGGGTTATAACCCGTCTCAGCCAGGAAATCAACGAGATTTTTAGTCCATTCGATTTCGATATTATTCTCTGCCAGGCTCTCCTTAACCTCACTAAGCTGGAGTTCAACAATCTCCCTAACTTCCTGAGGACCAAGGGGGTTAAAAAATACAAACTCGTCAATCCTGTTCAAAAACTCAATCTTAAAATATTTCAGAAGTTCAGGCATTATCTTGTTAACCTGGTTCTGGTGATAATGTTTTATTTCGTCATCGCTCTTGATAAACCCGATTTGCGGGGCATCCCTAAATTGATACTGAATATTGGAAGTCATAATTATAAGTGTGTTTTTAAAGTCTACCACGTGGCCCTGGGCATCCGTTAGCCTTCCAGCATCAAAAATCTGGAGCATTATATTAAACACATCAGGGTGTGCCTTTTCAATTTCATCAAACAGGATCACCTGATAGGGACGCCTTCTTACCGCCTCCGTCAATTGTCCACCTTTTTCAAATCCAATGTAACCCGGAGGCGCACCGATCAACCTCGAAACAGTGTGCTTTTCCATATATTCAGACATATCTATTCTTAAAAGCGCATCCTCGTCATTAAAGAGGAGCCAGGCCAGTTGCCTTGCCAGATGGGTTTTACCCACACCCGTGGGTCCTAAGAACATAAAGACCCCTATTGGTCTGTTCCGTGGCCCCAAACCAGCTCGAGAGCGCCTGATTGCCTGAGCCACGACTTTAATTGCGTAGTCCTGCCCTTTAACTCTTTTCCTGAGTTCATCCTCCAAGTAAAGAAGCCTTTTGGCTTCGTCCTCCAGTAATCTTAATGCCGGAATGCCCGTCCATTTCGAGACTACTATGGCTATATCATTGTCATCAACAGCATCGTCAATCCCTCGCTCTTCAAGCCATCTCTTTTTGCGTTCTTCATATTCGCTCTCCAGTTTAGAGAGCTCCTCTTTTATCCGATCTATTTCAGTAACTTTTCCAAACTGGCCAAGCAAATTTATTTGGTCCCTTAATGACTTAATCTTGCTCTCCAAACTCTTGAGGTCTTCAGGCATTTCGGAAAGTTTTATTCTCAACATGGAACAGGCTTCGTCTAACAAATCTATAGCCTTATCAGGCAACTTCCTCCCCTGTATGTATCGATCAGAAAGCTTTGCCGCAGCCACAATCGCAGAATCGAGAATCTTAACTTTGTGGTGTTCTTCAAATCTCTCCCTTAAACCCTTCAATATTTCAATAGTTTCTTCAACACTCGGCTCTTTAACATATACCTGCTGGAATCTTCTCTCAAGGGCACCGTCCTTCTCAATCCTTTCCCGATATTCGTCGAGGGTTGTAGCGCCGATTACCCTGAGTTCACCGGAGGCAAGGCCCGGCTTCAAAAGATTTGCCGCATCTATAGCACCCTCTGCTGCACCAGCACCAACAATAGTATGCAATTCATCTATAAAAAGTATGTACTTGTCTTTTTGCCTTTTTACTTCATCAATCACTGCCTTCAATCTTTCCTCAAATTCACCCCTGAACTTCGAACCTGCAAGAAGCGCTCCCATATCCAGCATCAAAATCCTTTTATCCTTGAGAAAGTCGGGAACTTTTTTCTGTACAATCCTCTGCGCGAGTCCATAAACGATGGCTGTTTTTCCAACACCGGGCTCTCCAATCAAAACCGGGTTGTTCTTAGTTTTCCTTAAAATAATTTGAATTACCCTCTCTATTTCTGCTTCCCTTCCAATAACAGGGTCAAGTTTACCCTGCTCGGCAAGTTTAGTAATATCAACAGTGTATTTAGCAAGGGCGTTATACTTACTTTCCGCTGTAGGTTCAGTAACCCGTTGTCCTCCCCTGATCTCATAAAGGGCCTTATAGATCTTCTCCCTATCAACCCCAAACTCCTTCAAAATCCTTGCAGAAGGGCCGCCACCAGAATTTTCAATGGCCAATAGCAAATGCTCCTGAGCAACATACTCATCTTTCAGCTTCTCAGCCTCTTCGAAGGCCTGTTGCAATACCTCCTGAGCCCTTGGTGTAATGTATATCTGAACTGGTCGGGATCCGCTCCACTCTGTTTGTGGTATCTTTAAAAGCGCTTCTTTTAACTTCTCTTTCACAAGGAGAGGATGAACATCCAATTTCTCAAAGATCTCCCAGACGACCCCGCCTTCCTCTTCGAGAAGTCCATAAAAAATATGTTCTACGTCCAATTGATTGTGTTTAAACTTAACCAACGCTTCCTGAGCCCTCATCAAGGCTTCTTGAGCACCTTCAGTAAACTTATCCATTCTCATTTCCTCACCTCATTGTTTTTTTTATTTATAGCAAAATCGAGCTGAATTGTAAAGCAAAACTTCGTTTGGACAAAAAACTTTAAAATTAAAGCACTTATGAAAATCCTTCGGTTTATTATTTTGATCACCCTTGCAATTTTACTCTTTGTTGTTGTGATATACCCTTTTACCTTCAACGTTTCACAATACCGGACAAAAAACCCGGAAATGACTGCAATGATGAAATTCAGAATCAAGCAATGGGAAAAACAGGGCAAAAAAATTACAATAAGATACAGGTTTGTTCCCTTGAGTCAGATTTCTCCCTATCTGATAAAAGCGGTTCTAATAGCAGAAGATGACAAATTTTATCATCATGAAGGATTTGACCTTGAGGGTCTTAAGAAGGCACTGGAAAAAGACCTGAAAAATAAAAAGTTTAAATATGGAGGGAGCACAATTAGCCAGCAGTTGGCGAAAAATCTATTCTTATCACCGAGAAAAAGTTTAATACGGAAACTCCAGGAAGCCGTGCTCACCATAAGGATAGAAAAACTATTAACTAAGAAAAGAATACTCGAACTCTATCTAAATGTTGCAGAATGGGGGCCAGGAATCTTCGGGGCCGAAGCAGCTGCAAACTACTATTTTGGAAAATCGGCAAAGGATCTATCGCCCTGGGAATCAGCGCTTCTTGCAGCAGTTTTGCCACGGCCTTTAAAATACAGTCCATCAAACCCCTCCCCCTATGTTCAGAGAAGAGCCAGCAAAATCCTATACATAATGAAAAGAAGGGGCATAATTTCCGAAGAATACACAGAAGTAGAGAAGGAAACGCAGGATATAACTGAAAGTGCTCAGCAGGATAGTATAATCAAAGCAGACTCAAGTGTTAATTTGGAGCAACTAAATCCAGTAGATTCTTTAAAGCAAGAAGCAAACTAATCACTTTAAAACTCTCTTACGAAGATCCCAAATTGAGAAAGCATCTTTAAAAACATCTCTGCAATATCTTTAACCATCCCAAGCATCTCCAGAGGCAAAACGCCGGTAGAGTTTAAGGATTTATCAAGAAACATCTTAGCAATGATGGCAGGGGGAATACCTGTAAGCTCGCTCATAGCTGTTCTTTTTCTAACTTCATTGTAGCGATGGATTATCTCAAAGCCCTTTTTATCGCTTTTCCTGTAAAATTCTACCCTCAGGATAGCAACATCCTTTTCATCCCCTTCAGTCAGTTTACTATAAAGCCAGTTTTTAAAAGGCTCATAAATAGACTCTTCTTTATTAAAAAGTCCAATATCCCTTAAAACTCTAAAAATCTCTGCATGACCAAGATACCTTAGAGTTTTTTCTTCCATATTTTCCACATCCACTGTTTCCAAAAGGGACCTAAGGCCGTCGGTGTAAAAAGCCTCCAATTCACCTATACCCTCGTAAATGTCTTTTTCTAAACCACTTAGGGCCTCTACAGCCACAACCTTTCCGTCCCTTTTTATCCTTGCAGGCCTTATGTACTCTTCTATCAAATCTTCAAAAGACCAGGTAATTCTGTAATTGAAAGGTGGCCTTGGATAGAGTGGAATTCCCCCAACCTTAATTACTATCTTGTCCACCGCTGGCCCCAATTTTGTTAATCCATATCCAACCAAAAGATTCGAAATACCCGGTGCGAAACCAGCATCCACAAAGGCAGAGACTCGGTTTTCCTTTGCAATGTCATTTAATACCAGTGGATTTTCCTCCATATAAGTAATATCGACGATACTCACCCCCTTCTTTACAGCACGCTCGAAAACCTTAAAGCCATACTTCGCCGGCAGACAGTTAAGTATGAGCGTTGATTTATTAATGTAATCATCTAAGTCTATCTCGTCAATACCCTTTTCTAAAACATCAACACCGAGCCTTCGGACCCTTTCTGCATTAGATCTATCCTTCTCTACAACCAGAATTTCTCTAATACCAAGTTCTATGAGGGTCTCAAGGGCTACATAGCCCTGTCTTCCTGCACCGAGAAGGAGAACCATTTGAAAACCTCCTTTACAAAATTTTAATCCAAGGTTGCAAAATGGTAAAATGTCAACTTTACGATCATTTCTATATGTTGAGTTAGCCTGCGCAAAACTTTTTAATCAGTCAATTTTAATTTGTTCGCATTGCTAACTTTATAATTTTGCATATGACATCGAGATTTGAAAAAATTAGAGAGGACATTCTGACACAGGACCCTCTGAAGCTGATGATAAAACTCTCCCTTCCCCTTGTCGTTCTGAATTTTGTACACCTAATTTACAACCTGACAGATACCTTTTGGCTTGGTAGACTTGGAAGGACAGCGGTTTCTTCTCCAACCCTTTCCTGGCCAGTATTTGGTACAATTATGAGCCTTGGAATGGGCTTTGGGGTCGCTGGTTTTGCCTTTATTTCTCAGTATCAAGGTAGTGGTGATTTTAAAAAGGCCCAGAAAGCAATGGGAAATCTCTTTACCCTCTTCCTCATCTTTTCGATAATAGCTGGCATAACGGGGTTTATATTAACTCCTTCCATACTCAAAGCAATGAGAATACCCACTGATACCTTCAATAACACCGTAATTTATCTTAGAATAATGTTTGCAAGCATTCCTTTCTCTTTTCTTGGTTTTGCCTTTTCCTTTGCCCTAAGGGCTCTCGGGGACACAAGAACACCAACAGCTATAAACGTTTTCGGAATGTTATTAAATGTGATTCTCGACCCTCTTTTAATTTACGGATTATGGATTTTCCCCAAAATGGGAGTTATGGGTGCTGCCCTCGCTACTGCTTTCTCGAACTTTTTAGCTTCTATACTTGCCCTCAGGCTATTCCTGACGGGAAAACTGGGAATAAAAATCCATTTGAGCGACCTAAAGCCAGACCTTAAACTGTCGATGTCCATCATTACAAAAGGTTTACCTGCAAGTATTGGACAATCTTTAAATTCCCTTGGTTTTGTATTTCTGGTAAGTATCATCTCAAAATTCGGATCCGTGGCCGTAGCAGCTTATAGTATTGGCGACAGGGTCATACAGCTCATCTTCACAATTTCTGATGCCATCAACCAGGCCCTCGGTTCCATTCTCGGTCAAAACCTGGGAATGAAAAATTTCAGCAGAGTAAAAGAATCTATCAAAAAGGCGGTTTTACTTAATGCTGCTGTAATAAGTTTCTTTGCAATTTTTATTTATTTAGCAAGGACGGAGTTGATCTCAGCCTTTATCAAAGATCCACAAGTTATTCTTGAAGGGAAAAACTACATCGAAAAATTTATTGTTGCAATGCCCTTTTTTGGCATTTTTGGCGTCTATTCAAGTCTTGCCATGGTATCAGGAAGAACAGCAGAGGGAATGATTCTTGGCCTTGTAAGGTTGTGGGTTTTGAGAATACCCATGGCATACTATTTCGGGAAACTCTTCGGCACCAGCGGTGTCTGGATTGGAATGAATATTAGCAATATAGTCGCATGTTTAATCGCTTACCTTTGGTACCTCAGGGGAACCTGGAAGAAAACCCTTATCTAATGACTCCTTAAAAGGCAAATATTCAAATTTAAGTACCTTTATCTCATGTTTGTTTAACCTCTTGGGGTTCCTGGGCCACCAGAGGTAAATCTCCACATACATAGGTTTACTGGGCACGAAGGTTTTATCGGAAACAACCCATCTCTCAATGAGCCTTTCCTCCTCTTCTTTAACTTCGAAAGACGCAAAAACAACGGAATCGGGATACCAATATAGGTAGTGTTTCGTTACACTTTTCTGCTTCAACTTTAATGGAAACTTATGAACGGTCTTTTTTACGCTGTCAGGTTGGTACCATCGTCCAAACTGCCTGATTATCCCATAATTTCCTGAAGGATACAAAGGATTTCCCCACTTAGAAAATTCAATATCCACCTCGTATACTCCCGCATCAAAGTCATATAAGAAGGGAGCAAAACACGCATCCTTCAGGTTTGATAAATCCCCTTCCACCGTGAAGATAAAAGTTCCATAAGAAAAAGCCTTTTCTGAAACAATACCCGAAGAAAGGTAAACAACACCGGTGTCAGAGGGTTTTGCTAAAGCGCGGAATATCAAAACATCATCCCTCTTCTCCAACATTTTAGAGGTAAACTGATTTTTACTGCGTGGGTCAAAATTTTCAAAAGTTCTCCACCTGAACCCTGAAAACTCAAGGGTGTTGAACAAAATTAAAATTGATAAAAGATTCATGAAATAAAATAATAAACCACACTGAGAAGAATTAGAACAAAACCCGGCACCACAGTACTGCCAAATCTAATCTTTATGCCCTTTTCGAAAAGAAAATGGTAAAGCTCATAAGACATTAAACTGGCAAAAAAACCCGCATGGAACGAATAGATATGGCTCGCTTTAAAACTTTTCCCGTTCAGGAAGAACATGACAACTATAAAGCCCCAATAAATCACTAAGAAGATTAGGCTTTCAATCAGGTTTTTCAGAAATCTTTTTCCACTGTCCCTTTCAGCGAGTATCCTTATTGACCACCAGTCGTATATCCACTTAATTATTGCAAAGAAAAGGAATCCAAGCCATAGAGAGTTTATGAGATACATCTTTAATCCCGGGATAAATCTCGAAAACAGAGAACCTCCCACCGCCACTCCAAAGCAAAGGGGGCAGAAAGAGAAGAGAAATGAAAAAACTACTGGTTTCATTCCTCTACATATCTCCGCAAATAATTCATCACTTTTTCCTCACCGGTCAACAATTTGTTCTTCCGGAGGTCAAAAAGCGCTGGTACCTTTAATGTATCCAAGCCAACCCTTTTTGCTACCGACTTAAATTCCTCATAATTGGCATCATTATAAAAAACCTCTTTCAAAATCACTGGCCTCTTAAGCTTCGCTTTTAAAGTAAAATCCACAACCTTTAAACAATGTGGGCATTCGGCCGAGTAATAAAGATACAATGCTCTGGTTTCCCTTTGAAAGGAAAAAATTGATAGAGCAAAGAACAAAAGAAATCCCATTAAACCTATAACAAAATTTTTCCTGTCCACTTTTAAAATTTTAAGGGCAACAAGATGTTAAGAAAAAGGACTGGGCGAAGTATAAGAATAATTTTTTTATGAACTTTAACTAAGGTCCGGGGGTTCAGAACAAGTTATGAACCTTTATTCTTCGGATTTCTCTTGATAGCCCTTCAAAATGCTTTCCAGCTCTTCAATGTATTCTTCCAATGCTCTCCTCCCCACTTCGGTTATCTTTATGAGAGTCTTGGGCTTTTTCCCCTCAAAGAACTTCTTAATCTCAACGTAGCCTGCTTCTTCCAGCTTCGAGAGGTGTCTCGATAAGTTCCCCTCTGTTGTGGAAACCAGCTCCAGAAGTTCCTTGAAAGAGAGCTCTTTATACTTTGCAAGAGCTAACATCGCCCGAAGCCGAACCGGTTCATGGATTACTGGATTCATAATCTACTATTTTTAATCCTCAATTCAAGATAAATGTAAAATCCAACGTAGCAAATACCATATACCAAAAGTGTCAGCGGAATTTCCCTTTCATTCAAAAGCATAAAGGCGATAACCCCAGCAATGTTGCTGACCAAGGAGAATAAAAACAATGATTTTTCCGAAAATAGGCCCCACAAACCTAAGGAAAAAGCTATTATACCAGGCCATAAAAGATATAAGAGCACTAAACTGTTAGATTTGACAACAGCAAAAGTCAAGAGGACGTTGAAAAGTAATATATATCCCCAGAGCGCAGGTATAAAAGTAAATCTCGTAT
Encoded here:
- a CDS encoding DOMON domain-containing protein — its product is MRVFKKIAFLILMVAYTLAAEGTIPWTADGSIKDGEYTNTLNLVKERLVLHYKIDSTYIYLGIEARNSGWSAIGLDPEKGMKNADIFLIFIENGSLKVLDSYSTGIYGPHKSDSKLGGEDNILDVKGRINSTGYVVEFKRLLDTKDRFDRPVVRGKEMTLIYAMAKSHNIKKKHDLIRGTIKLKFED
- a CDS encoding AAA family ATPase → MDKFTEGAQEALMRAQEALVKFKHNQLDVEHIFYGLLEEEGGVVWEIFEKLDVHPLLVKEKLKEALLKIPQTEWSGSRPVQIYITPRAQEVLQQAFEEAEKLKDEYVAQEHLLLAIENSGGGPSARILKEFGVDREKIYKALYEIRGGQRVTEPTAESKYNALAKYTVDITKLAEQGKLDPVIGREAEIERVIQIILRKTKNNPVLIGEPGVGKTAIVYGLAQRIVQKKVPDFLKDKRILMLDMGALLAGSKFRGEFEERLKAVIDEVKRQKDKYILFIDELHTIVGAGAAEGAIDAANLLKPGLASGELRVIGATTLDEYRERIEKDGALERRFQQVYVKEPSVEETIEILKGLRERFEEHHKVKILDSAIVAAAKLSDRYIQGRKLPDKAIDLLDEACSMLRIKLSEMPEDLKSLESKIKSLRDQINLLGQFGKVTEIDRIKEELSKLESEYEERKKRWLEERGIDDAVDDNDIAIVVSKWTGIPALRLLEDEAKRLLYLEDELRKRVKGQDYAIKVVAQAIRRSRAGLGPRNRPIGVFMFLGPTGVGKTHLARQLAWLLFNDEDALLRIDMSEYMEKHTVSRLIGAPPGYIGFEKGGQLTEAVRRRPYQVILFDEIEKAHPDVFNIMLQIFDAGRLTDAQGHVVDFKNTLIIMTSNIQYQFRDAPQIGFIKSDDEIKHYHQNQVNKIMPELLKYFKIEFLNRIDEFVFFNPLGPQEVREIVELQLSEVKESLAENNIEIEWTKNLVDFLAETGYNPELGARPLRRTIQMYVENPLADRILAGEIKPADKVLIDYDNEVKFVKK
- a CDS encoding NAD+ synthase, giving the protein MDINIEIYLKEEELKLFKDIIVNSIRARFESLKASIGIVALSGGVDSSLVAALSKEALGDKLLCLIMPEENVSPKEDIEHALELVKKFNINYRIIDINGAVDWFKKRFEEIDLENKNEKLAVANVKPRVRMILNYLYANALNGIVIGTSNKTELLLGYGTKYGDIAVDFYPIGDLYKTQVWQLADFVGIPTEIVRKKPSAGLWVGQTDEEELGHTYYEIDRVLYCLVELELSVRETSKILNIPEEAINDIYRRVIASEHKRKIPIITRLSRMCLDKDWKYPVDRH
- a CDS encoding saccharopine dehydrogenase C-terminal domain-containing protein; its protein translation is MVLLLGAGRQGYVALETLIELGIREILVVEKDRSNAERVRRLGVDVLEKGIDEIDLDDYINKSTLILNCLPAKYGFKVFERAVKKGVSIVDITYMEENPLVLNDIAKENRVSAFVDAGFAPGISNLLVGYGLTKLGPAVDKIVIKVGGIPLYPRPPFNYRITWSFEDLIEEYIRPARIKRDGKVVAVEALSGLEKDIYEGIGELEAFYTDGLRSLLETVDVENMEEKTLRYLGHAEIFRVLRDIGLFNKEESIYEPFKNWLYSKLTEGDEKDVAILRVEFYRKSDKKGFEIIHRYNEVRKRTAMSELTGIPPAIIAKMFLDKSLNSTGVLPLEMLGMVKDIAEMFLKMLSQFGIFVREF
- a CDS encoding nitrilase-related carbon-nitrogen hydrolase, producing MDKILKAGVAQISSRLGDIEFNKRQVIKGLHLGKEKKADIVVFPELSLIGFGSGDIYLDKVEENLEALKEIIEETKKLNIWAIVGYVDKDERGFFYNTAALIGAGEIKGKFAKTQLTNYRLFDEKRYFKPGSTLPVFPTPFGKIGILICEDVWFPEASRALTFRGAEVIFVLSASPFDRGKIEIWDDFLKVRALDNIIPLVFVNMSGIQDGVTYWGGSAYYSASGKLIKRLKLLVDDFEVIPVDLEEPKRLRRRDIRVREVRREILEEILRAYEEMSKWI
- a CDS encoding transcriptional regulator; protein product: MNPVIHEPVRLRAMLALAKYKELSFKELLELVSTTEGNLSRHLSKLEEAGYVEIKKFFEGKKPKTLIKITEVGRRALEEYIEELESILKGYQEKSEE
- the mtgA gene encoding monofunctional biosynthetic peptidoglycan transglycosylase, encoding MKILRFIILITLAILLFVVVIYPFTFNVSQYRTKNPEMTAMMKFRIKQWEKQGKKITIRYRFVPLSQISPYLIKAVLIAEDDKFYHHEGFDLEGLKKALEKDLKNKKFKYGGSTISQQLAKNLFLSPRKSLIRKLQEAVLTIRIEKLLTKKRILELYLNVAEWGPGIFGAEAAANYYFGKSAKDLSPWESALLAAVLPRPLKYSPSNPSPYVQRRASKILYIMKRRGIISEEYTEVEKETQDITESAQQDSIIKADSSVNLEQLNPVDSLKQEAN
- a CDS encoding MATE family efflux transporter — protein: MTSRFEKIREDILTQDPLKLMIKLSLPLVVLNFVHLIYNLTDTFWLGRLGRTAVSSPTLSWPVFGTIMSLGMGFGVAGFAFISQYQGSGDFKKAQKAMGNLFTLFLIFSIIAGITGFILTPSILKAMRIPTDTFNNTVIYLRIMFASIPFSFLGFAFSFALRALGDTRTPTAINVFGMLLNVILDPLLIYGLWIFPKMGVMGAALATAFSNFLASILALRLFLTGKLGIKIHLSDLKPDLKLSMSIITKGLPASIGQSLNSLGFVFLVSIISKFGSVAVAAYSIGDRVIQLIFTISDAINQALGSILGQNLGMKNFSRVKESIKKAVLLNAAVISFFAIFIYLARTELISAFIKDPQVILEGKNYIEKFIVAMPFFGIFGVYSSLAMVSGRTAEGMILGLVRLWVLRIPMAYYFGKLFGTSGVWIGMNISNIVACLIAYLWYLRGTWKKTLI